The Mucilaginibacter rubeus genomic interval AATCAGGGTTGTAAAAGATACTCCGTTTTGCCAACAACTGATTCAGCGTTTACGCAAACCATTGGTGTCAACATCGGCCAATATCAGCGGGAAACCTTCGCCACAGTATTTTTCACAGATAGACCAGGAAATTATTGATGGTGTTGATTACGTTGTTGATTTGGAGCAACATAGTAAAGAAATCAAAACGCCATCAACTATTATGAAACTGGCACCCGATGGCCGGTTTGAGTTTTTGCGCCGTTAACGGGAGATTAGAGGTTGGAGATTAGTGATTAGTTAAAAGGCATTTTTGAAAATATCTTTTAACAGAAACATTTTTATAAAATCTTTCGCGTAACCCCTATTAACATTTAAATAATTGATAATAAATTATTTAAATGTTAATAATCCCAATAGTGTTAACCCTGTTAACCCCTGCCGTTACTATCAGACCACTGTCAGAAGTTTTAACTTCCGATAATTATGCCCGGAGTTTGCGACTCCGGTTGCAACTCCATTTTTAACTTAAAAGGCCAATTCTTAACACTTTTAACTTAAGACTTTTGACTTTACAAAGCATAGTTACCAATTAATCTTACCTTTGTACCCTTATTAGCGTTTTTAAGCATCCAACTATGCAGCAACACCTCAGGCATCCCGTATTTTCTGTAATATCCCGTTTGGCGGGCGAACAAAATGTACAGGCTTATGCTATAGGTGGTTTTGTACGCGATATCTTCCTGAACCGCCCATCAAAAGATATTGACATTGTTGTTATCGGTAACGGCATCGCATTTGCCGAAGTAGTTGCCAGCACGCTTAAAGTTAAACTGGCGGTTTATAAAAACTTCGGTACCGCATCACTCAAATACCGCGACCTTGAGGTCGAATTTGTAGGCGCCCGTAAGGAATCGTATCGCCGTGATTCGCGCAAGCCTATTGTGGAGAACGGCACTTTAGAAGACGACCAGAAACGCCGGGATTTTACCATCAACGCACTGGCTATCTCGCTTCACCCAGACACCTATGGCGAATTGCTTGATCCCTTCAATGGTATTGTCGATCTGGAAAACAAATTGATCCGCACACCGCTTAACCCCAATGAAACTTTTTCTGACGATCCGTTGCGCATGATGCGGGCCATCAGGTTTGCCACGCAGCTTAATTTCAGGATTGACGATATTGCCGTTGAAGCTATTAAAAACACTGCCGACAGGATCAGCATTATATCGCAGGAGCGCATTACCGATGAACTGAACAAGATCATTCTATCGCCGGTGCCATCCATCGGTTTTAATTATCTGTTTGATACCGGGCTGCTGCACAAGATATTCCCGCAAATGACAGCGCTTTACGGCGTTGATTATGTAGATGGTAAAGGCCATAAGGATAACTTTTACCATACCCTGCAAGTACTTGATAACATTTGCGAAACTACCGACGACCTTTGGCTACGCTGGGCAGCTATTTTACATGATATAGCCAAACCGGCCACCAAACGTTTTGAACCGGGCCACGGCTGGACCTTTCACGGCCATGAAGACCGCGGCGCGCGCATGGTGCCCAAGATCTTCGCTCAGCTTAAACTGCCGCTTAATGAAAAAATGAAGCAGGTTCAAAAATTGGTACAATTGCATTTGAGGCCCATAGTGCTCTCACAATCAATAGTTACCGATTCGGCTGTACGGCGTTTGCTTTTTGAGGCAGGAGACGACATTGAAGGGCTCATGCTGTTGTGTAAAGCAGACATCACCACCAAAAATGAATATAAGGTAAAAAAATATCGTAACAATTTTGAGCTTGTTCAACAAAAACTAAAAGATGTTGAAGAGCGCGACAGCATCCGCAACTGGCAGCCACCAGTTACCGGTAACGATATCATGACCATATTTGGTATAAAAGAAGGGCGCGAGGTTGGCATAATCAAAAATCAGATCCGTGAAGCCATACTGGAAGGCGAAATCCCCAACAACCGCGAGGCTGCCTTAACATTCACAATTGCAAAGGGCCTTGAAATTGGCTTAAAAGTTGTGACTACCCCAAATTAAATTAAAACATTATTATTTTTGTCCAAAATCTACAATAAGCAATGGCAGTATACAGGTTCAGGGTTACTTTTGAAGACTACGATGACGTTACGAGAGAAATTGATGTAAAATCAAACCAAACTTTCGAAGACCTTCACCGCGCAATTCATCAGTCAACCGGCTACAATCCGGAATTTCCGTCATCATTTTATATCAGCAACGATCAGTGGACCAAAGGTGAAGAAATTACTTACCTGCCCAATCAAAGACGTATTGACCGGGGCGTGTCATTAATGAATAAAGTAAAACTGTTAAGCTTTATTGATGATCCGCACCAGAAATTTTACTATACATTTAATTTTGATCGCCCATTCGATTTTCATGTCGAATTGCTTAAGATCATTCTTGATGAAAACGCAGCCACAAGCTACCCTGCTGTTGTAAAATCAGTTGGTGAAGCTCCTAAACAATTTGGCAACGCCTTTAACCCTACCATCCTACCTCCTACTACCGAAGACTTTGACTTCCTGAACGAGATGGCCTTTAATCCTGAAGATGCCGAAGATTTTTCAGAAGTTACCGATAGCGATGATCTACCGGAAGAAAAACAAAGCGGCGGTCATAGCGATGAGGAGGAAGAGGAAGACGAGTTTGGCAACGAGTTTAGTGATGATGAAGGCTTTGATGACGATGAAAGACCAGGCCGCGGCAACAGCGACGACTATTAAATTTTAATTGATGGTTCATAGTTGATGGTTTATGGTATTTCCTAAACCACTTTTCAATTAGGTTCCGTACTATGAACTATGAATCATCATCTATGAACACTTCCATCCCAACCCTTATAGTAGTTGCCGGGCCTACCGCTGTGGGTAAAACAGCAGCAGCTATTAAACTGGCGCAACATTTCAATACCGCTGTAGTTTCGGCAGATTCAAGGCAGTTTTTCAGGGAGATGAGTATTGGTACCGCCAAGCCCGATGAAAACGAATTAGCTGCGGCCAAACACTATTTTATCAATTCGCACTCAATATCTGAAAGTTTTTCTGTCGGCGATTTTGAAAAGCAGGGACTTGCACTTTTAGACGAACTTTTTAAAATACACAACAAGGTGATTCTCGCCGGGGGCTCGGGCCTGTATATTAAAGCCATTTGCGAAGGCTTCGATGATTTGCCTGTGGCCGATACGGCTGTGCGGGAAAAACTAAACCTCGAGCTTGAAGAAAAAGGCCTCGAGGTATTACAAAAAAAGCTAAAACAGGTTGACCCTGATTATTATAACGAGGTTGATTTGAATAACCCCCAACGCATCATCCGGGCTTTAGAGGTTTTTGAAACTTCGGGTAAAACGTTTTCCTCTTATCGCAACGCAACAGTTAACAAACGGCCTTTTAATGTAATTAAACTGATGCTTGATATGCCGCGCGAAAAGCTATACGAGCGTATCAACCTCCGTGTTGACCTCATGGTTAAACAAGGACTGGTACAGGAAGTACAATCCCTCCTGCCCTATCGCTATTTGAATGCTTTAAATACAGTTGGCTATTCCGAAATTTTCGATTACTTCGACGGGAAAATAAGCCTTGATGAGGCACTGTTACTCATAAAACAAAATACCAGGCGCTTTGCCAAAAGGCAGCTTACCTGGTTCAGAAAAGATAAAGATTTTATCTGGTTTGATGCCGGTGCCCCAAATGTCATTGACCAAATGATCAAAACAATAGAAACACCGGCATAAATGTTTATTGCGGCAATAAGCTTTGCAGGTATTTTCCGTAACCGCTTTTGATATACTTCTCAACCAATAACCGCAGCTGGTCATCATTGATAAATCCACGACGATAAGCAACCTCTTCTATACAGCCAATTTTTGTGGACTGGCGTTTTTCAATCACACGCACATATTCGGTAGCATCGCTCAGTGAATCAAAGGTTCCTGTATCAAGCCAGGCCGTACCTTTATCCATTACGCCAACATGCAGGTTACCCTGTTCAAGGTAAAACTTGTTTACGTCGGTAATTTCGTATTCGCCACGCGGAGATGGTTTAAGATCTTTGGCTATTTGGATCACAGAGTTGTCGTAGAAGTAAAGACCCGGCACAGCAAACTTTGATTTAGGCTGAAGTGGCTTTTCTTCAATTGATAACGCTCTAAATTCAGCATCAAATTCAACCACACCATAACGCTCCGGATCTGCTACATGATAAGCGAAGATGGCAGCACCATCAACATCATTGAAACTGCGGAT includes:
- a CDS encoding CCA tRNA nucleotidyltransferase; this encodes MQQHLRHPVFSVISRLAGEQNVQAYAIGGFVRDIFLNRPSKDIDIVVIGNGIAFAEVVASTLKVKLAVYKNFGTASLKYRDLEVEFVGARKESYRRDSRKPIVENGTLEDDQKRRDFTINALAISLHPDTYGELLDPFNGIVDLENKLIRTPLNPNETFSDDPLRMMRAIRFATQLNFRIDDIAVEAIKNTADRISIISQERITDELNKIILSPVPSIGFNYLFDTGLLHKIFPQMTALYGVDYVDGKGHKDNFYHTLQVLDNICETTDDLWLRWAAILHDIAKPATKRFEPGHGWTFHGHEDRGARMVPKIFAQLKLPLNEKMKQVQKLVQLHLRPIVLSQSIVTDSAVRRLLFEAGDDIEGLMLLCKADITTKNEYKVKKYRNNFELVQQKLKDVEERDSIRNWQPPVTGNDIMTIFGIKEGREVGIIKNQIREAILEGEIPNNREAALTFTIAKGLEIGLKVVTTPN
- a CDS encoding IS1096 element passenger TnpR family protein, producing the protein MAVYRFRVTFEDYDDVTREIDVKSNQTFEDLHRAIHQSTGYNPEFPSSFYISNDQWTKGEEITYLPNQRRIDRGVSLMNKVKLLSFIDDPHQKFYYTFNFDRPFDFHVELLKIILDENAATSYPAVVKSVGEAPKQFGNAFNPTILPPTTEDFDFLNEMAFNPEDAEDFSEVTDSDDLPEEKQSGGHSDEEEEEDEFGNEFSDDEGFDDDERPGRGNSDDY
- the miaA gene encoding tRNA (adenosine(37)-N6)-dimethylallyltransferase MiaA, giving the protein MNTSIPTLIVVAGPTAVGKTAAAIKLAQHFNTAVVSADSRQFFREMSIGTAKPDENELAAAKHYFINSHSISESFSVGDFEKQGLALLDELFKIHNKVILAGGSGLYIKAICEGFDDLPVADTAVREKLNLELEEKGLEVLQKKLKQVDPDYYNEVDLNNPQRIIRALEVFETSGKTFSSYRNATVNKRPFNVIKLMLDMPREKLYERINLRVDLMVKQGLVQEVQSLLPYRYLNALNTVGYSEIFDYFDGKISLDEALLLIKQNTRRFAKRQLTWFRKDKDFIWFDAGAPNVIDQMIKTIETPA
- the rfbA gene encoding glucose-1-phosphate thymidylyltransferase RfbA — protein: MKGIILAGGSGTRLYPITRAISKQLMPIYDKPMIYYPLSVLMQADIKEILIITTPEDNPGFKRLLGDGAELGCKFEYAIQEKPNGLAQAFVIGEQFIGDDKVALILGDNIFYGTGFAELIRSFNDVDGAAIFAYHVADPERYGVVEFDAEFRALSIEEKPLQPKSKFAVPGLYFYDNSVIQIAKDLKPSPRGEYEITDVNKFYLEQGNLHVGVMDKGTAWLDTGTFDSLSDATEYVRVIEKRQSTKIGCIEEVAYRRGFINDDQLRLLVEKYIKSGYGKYLQSLLPQ